The genomic window ACCGCATCGGCACCGCCGAAGTGGAAAGCGCGCTGGTCTCGCACCCGAAGGTGGCCGAAGCGGCCGTGGTCGGCTTCCCGCACGACGTGAAGGGCCAGGGCATCTATGCGTATGTCACCCTGGTGGCCGACGAGGCACCCAGCGACGAACTGCACAAGGAACTGGTGGCCTGGGTGCGCAAGGAAATCGGCCCGATCGCCACACCGGACCACCTGCAGTGGGCACCGGGCCTGCCCAAGACCCGCTCGGGCAAGATCATGCGCCGCATCCTGCGCAAGATCGCCGAGAACGCGCCGGACCAGCTGGGCGACACCTCGACCCTGGCCGATCCGTCGGTGGTGGCGTCGCTGGTGGACGAACGCAAGGTCCGTTGATGGCGTGACTGCAGGCGCAGGACGCGCCGGGGACAAGGCCGGGAGGAGGGACCCGGCCCTGTCCAGACCGTCCTGCACCGGCCGTCACGTTGCTCTTTTTCCTGATCGATAAGCTCGACCCATGACCACCCTCCTGATTGCCGATGACCACCCGCTGTTCCGCGAAGCCCTGCGTGGGGCCGTGCAGCGGGTCATCCCGGGCGTGCAGCTGTTCGAAGCGGACAGCGTGGAAGCGCTGTATGCGCTGGCCGACCAGCACAACGACGCCGACCTGGTCCTGATGGACCTCAACATGCCGGGGGCGCAGGGCTTCAACGCGCTGGTGCACATGCGCTCGCTGCATCCCCACCTGCCGGTGGTGGTGGTATCGGCACGCGAGGAGGCGACGGTGATGCGCCGCGCGCTCGATCATGGCGCGCTGGGCTTCATTCCCAAGTCGGCCGACTCGGACACCATCGGGCATGCACTGGGCACCATTCTCGATGGCGAGACCTGGGCACCGCCGGAAGCGCACAACGTGCCGCCGACCGGCAGTGAGGAACGCGAAGTCGGCCAGCGCCTGCGCGAACTCACGCCCCAGCAGTTCCGCGTGCTGCAGATGCTCGGCGCGGGCCGCTTGAACAAGCAGATCGCCTACGACCTCAATGTTTCCGAAGCGACGATCAAGGCGCACGTCACCGCGATCCTGCGCAAGCTGGGCGTGACCAACCGCACCCAGGCGGTGCTGATGGCCGGCAAGCTGGCGATCGACGACGACGCCATCGTGCTGCCGCCGGAAGAAGACTGAAGGTAGTGCCGGCCGCTGGCCGGTATCTGCCTGAAAAGGCGTCACCGCTGCGCTCGCCGGGCATGGCCCGGCGCTACCGGATTCCGCTTCACCGCTGCGCTCGCCGGGCATGGCCCGGCGCTACCGGATTCCGCGTCACCGCTGCGCTCGCCGGGCGTGGCCCGGCGCTACCGTAGGCCCTGATATAGCCGTCGCTATACAAACCAGCCCTGCCTGCGCGTTTGCCTGGAAATGCGCCACGCGCGAATCGCGGTGCTAAGCTTCGCGTCCCCTTGGGGAGTAGCCGGATTCCTTCGCAGGAATCGTCCACGTCAACATACTCGGCCAGTGCGCCGTGGCGTGGACAACCATGATGGTTGGCGAGACCAGCGGCCCGCGCGCGCAACGTCAGGTTGGGCGCGAGCGCAGGCCGTGCGTCCGTCCTAGCCCGACCCAGCGCTGCCGCCCATGTCTCCTGTTTCGATCCTCCTGATCGGCTTCGCCATGTCCACCGACGCCTTCGCCGCTGCAATCGGCAAGGGCGCGGCCATGCGCAGGCCGGTGTTCCGCGATGCGCTGCGCGCCGGCCTCATCTTCGGTGTCATCGAAGCGATCACGCCGGTCATCGGCTGGCTGCTGGGCCGTGCCGCCCTGCAGTACGTCGAAGCCTTCGACCACTGGATCGCCTTCGGCCTGCTCGGCGCGCTGGGCATCCACATGATCTACAACGGCCTGCGCCCGGACAGCGGCGAGGACGACGGGGATCCTTCGCAGCACCACGGCTTCTGGAAGCTGGCTCTGACCGGACTGGCCACCAGCATCGATGCGATGGCGGTGGGCATCGGCCTGGCCTTCATCGATGTGCACATCGGCGTCATGGCAGCCGTCATCGGCCTGTGCACGCTGACCATGGTCACCGCCGGCATCATGCTCGGCCGCGTGCTGGGCAGCATGGTCGGCAAGCGTGCGGAGATCGTCGGCGGCGTGATCCTGGTGATCATCGGCGCCACGATCCTGTACGAACACCTGCACGGCGCGGCGTAGCGCGTCGTTCACCGTGGCCAGCGGTCGCCGCATCTCGGCCGGGCGTGGCTCTACCGGGCGTCGCGCAGGGCGCCGAGGAACGCACGCAGCGAGGCCGGCTTGATCGGTTTGGTCAGGACGCGGTAGCCGCGCTCGCGCGCCATCCGCTTCAGTTCATCGCGGCCGTCGGCGGTCAGCAATGCGCCCGGCAGCGCATAGCCGGCCGCCTCGCGCAGCGCCACCAGGGCATCCAGCCCGTCCATGCGATCGTGCAGGTGGTAATCCACCAGCATCACCTGTGGCCGTTCGGCCACCCGCTGCAGAGCCTGGTCCACCGTCGATGCGGTGATCACCTGCACCTGCCAGCGCCCCAGCAGCGCGCGCATGCCGTCGAGGATCTCCGCGTCGTTGTCCACGCACAGCACGCGCAGGCCGGCCAGCGAATCGCTGCGGACCTGCGGTGCCATCTGCGTCGACGCCACCGGTTCGGTGTAGCCCGGCAACGGCGCCACCCGTGGCAGGGTGATCGAGAACATCGAACCGGTGCCGACGCGACTGCGGGCGTTCAGGCGATGATCGAGCAGGCGCGAGATGCGCTGGCAGATCGACAGGCCCAGTCCCAGGCCCTGCTCGCCCCAGTCGAACGGCTGCTGATAGCGGTGGAACTCGTCGAAGATCTGCCGCATGTGGTGCTCGGGAATGCCCGGACCGGTATCCCACACCTGCAGTTCCACTTCATCGCCACGATGGCGCACGGCCAGCACGATGCGGCCCTGCCGCGTGTAGCGCAGCGCATTGGCCAGGAAATTCTGCAGCACGCGGCGCAGCAGGCGGCGGTCGCTGCGCACCCAGGCCGCGCGCGCGGACAGGTCCAGCCGCAGGCCACGGCCGGCGGCCACCGGGGTGTACTGGGCGGCCAGCTCGCGCATCAGCGCACTCACATCGAACTCGCCGATGACCGGGTGCAGGCCGCCGGCATCCAGCCGCGACACGTCCAGCAGGCCGTCGAGCAGTTCCTCGGCGGCGCGCAGCGACGCGTCCACGCGCTCGGCCAGGTGCTTCTGCTCATCACTCACGTGGTCGCTGTCACGCAGCGCGGAGGCGAACAGGCGTGCCGCGTTCAGCGGCTGCAGCACGTCGTGGCTGATCGCGGCCAGGAAGCGGGTCTTGGACTGCTGCGCGGCTTCCGCTTCGTGCGAGCGCTCGGCCACGCGCTGTTCCAGCGTTTCGTTGGCTTCCAGCAGCGCCTTTTCGGCGTGCTTGTAGTCGGTGATGTCGTTGTAGCTGGTGACATAGCCCCCTCCGGGCAGGGCCTGGCCACGCATCTCGATCACCTTGCCGTCGCTGCGGGTGCGCTCGAACACGTGCGGCGAGCCGGCGCGCATGTAGCCGATGCGGCGGTTGATCTGCACTTCGATATCGCCCTCGCCCAGTTCGCCGCGCTCGGCGTTGTAGCGGATCAGGTCGGCCACCGGGCGGCCGACGTACAGCATGCCGTCGGGATAGCCGAACATGTCCTGGTAGCGGCGGTTCCATGCGGTCAGGCGCATGTCCGGATCGACCACGCTGACCCCGGCGCTGATGTTCTCCAGCGTGGTGGAGAGGATTTCACGGTTGAAGCGCAGCTCCTGCCCGGCCTCGTCCAGCACCGCCACCACTTCGCCCAGGTCCATGCCTGAACCGCGCAGCAGGCTGGTCAGCAGCAGGCGCGCCGAGGCCGCGCCGATCGATGCAGCCAGCAGGCGCTCGGTGAACTGCACCCAGGGCCGGTCGGCCGGTGCCGAGGATTGCAGCTCACGGCCCAGTGACTGTGCCTGTTCGAAGAACGAGCGGCGCGCATGGCGCTCGCCGACCACGCGCGAGGCCAGCGCCAGCAGATCACCCACGTGCACATGGCCAGGCCAGCCGCCGGCCACCGACGGGCGCTCGGCGTACGGATCCAGGAACGGTGCCGCGCGCAGGCGCTCGTCCACGCCCGGGCGCCAGCGCGCGGACACCAGCATCATCGTCGCCGCGTTGACCAGCAGTGACCAGAACGTGCCGTGGGTCAGCGGATCCCAGCCGGTCATGCCGAACAGTTGCTGCGGACGCAGCCAGGTGATGCCGAACGGGCCATTCTGTACCCACCCGGCGTCCATCCAGCCGGCCATCGTCATCGCCGGCAACAGCAGCGTGTACAGCCAGGTGGCGAAGCCCAGCAGCATGCCGGTCTCGACGCCACGACGGCTGGCCCCGCGCCAGTACAGGCCGCCGATCAGGCCCGGTGCGAACTGCGCCACCGCGGCGAAGGCCATCAGGCCATACGAGGCCAGGGTGCTGTCGTTGCTGCTGCTGCGGTAGTAGCTGTATGCCATCAGTGCCAGCAGCAGGATCGCCAGACGGCGGATCCACAGCACGCGCGAGGCGACGTCGGCGGCTTCCTGGTGGTCGCCACTGCGGCGCAGCAGCACCGGCATCACCAGGTCGTTGCTGACCATGGTAGCCAGCGCGATGGAGGACACGATGACCATGCCGGTGGCCGCCGAGAAGCCGCCCACGTAGGCGATCAGCGCCAGGGCGTTGCGGCCTTCGGCCAGGGGCAGCGCCAGTACCATCGAGTCGTCGGCGACGCTGCCGCCGGTACCGAACAGGCTGACGCCGGCGGTGGCGATCGGCAGCACCATCGCCGAGATCAGCACCAGGTAGCCGCCGAACATCCAGCGGGCGCGGCGCACATCGCGCACATCGCCGCACTCGACCACCGCCACATGGAACTGGCGCGGCAGGCAGACGATGGCGAGGAAGCTGAGCAGTGTCTGCGAAATGAAGCCGACCGGTGGCAGGCCGGTGAACAGCGTATGCACCGACTCCACCACCGCTTCATTGCGGTCGCTGAGCCAGACGTAGGCGAACACGCCCACGGCCACCATCGCCACCAGCTTGATCACCGATTCCAGCGCGATCGCCAGCATCATGCCGTGGTGGTGTTCGGTGGCATCGACCTGGCGGGTGCCGAACAGGGTGGCGAACAGTGCCATCAACAGCGCCACGTACAGCGCCGGGTCGCTGAAGAAGCCGGTCGGGCCGGTGTTGCCGGTGAGCACCTGCAGGCTCATCGCCACCGCTTTGTACTGCAGGGCCAGGTAGGGAACGATGCCGATCAGGGCGATGATCGCCACCAGCGCGGCCAGCCGCCGCGAGCGGCCGAAGCGCGAGGAGATGAAATCGGCGATGGAGACCACGTTCTGGCTGCGCGCGATCAGCGCCAGGCGCTCGATGATGCGCCAGCCGAACAGCAGCAGCAGCAGCGGGCCGATGTAGATGGGCAGGTAGCCCACGCCGTTGCGCACGGCGGTACCGACTGCGCCGTAGAAGGTCCACGACGAGCAGTACACCGCCAGCGCCAGGCTGTAGACCACCGGCCGCAGCCAGGGCCGGTCCGGATACATCGGCCGACGGTCGCCCCACCACGCCACGCCGAACAGCAGCGCGGCATAGGCAACCGAGACCAGCAGCAGGATCCAGCTGGAGACCACGCGTGCGTTTCCGTCGGAGGAGGAGCCAGTAGATCACGACCCTTGGCCGTGAGGGTAGGTCATGACGGTGGGTCACGACCGTGGGTGGGCACCCACCGGGAAGCGGTGGGTACCCGCCCGCAACCGGCCTTATTCGGCCGGGACGCCCATTTCCTTCAGCAGGCCGGGTGCCGGGTAGACCTTGGCCAGCAGCCAGCGCAGATAGCGCATGTCCACGTGCACGGCACGCTTGTAGCGCGGGTCGAACCACCAGCTGGCGCTGACCGACTCCCAGTTGCTGTCGAAGTTCAGGCCGATCAGTTCGCCCTTGGCATTGAGCACCGGCGAGCCCGAGTTGCCGCCGGTGGTATCCAGGTTGGTCAGGAAGTTGACCGTCTGGGTCTTCAGTGCCGGGTCGGCGGTGCTGCCGAAATCGCCCTTGGCGATCGCCGCCAGCAGCGGCTTGGGTGCATCGAAGGGATAGGCATTGGTGTTCTTCTCGACGATGCCGGCCACCGTGGTCACCGGCGAATAGCTCACGCCATCACGCGGGTGCAGCGCCTCGACCTTGCCATAGCTGATGCGCAGGGTGCGGTTGGCATCCGGATACACCGCTCGGCCCTGCTTGGCACGCCAGGCGAACAGCGCCTGCATGTAGGCCGGGCGCAGGCGCAGCTGCTCGCCCTCGCGGGTCTTGCTTTCGTTCTCGATGCGCAGCTGCGCGGCCACCAGCGGGCCGGCCACGGCGATCAGCGGGTCGGCGGCCAGCGCCTTGCCTTCGCGCGCCGCGGCGAAGCGCGACAGGCGCTGTGCCTCCTCGCCCAGCTGGGTGCCGGCATACAGGGTGTCCAGGGCCTTGGCCAGCTGGGCCGGGGTGCGGCCGAAGGCGGCGTCGAACTCGGCCACGCGCTGCGCGTCCGGCAGCTGCTGGTAGCGGGTCAGCAGGGTGGTCAGCAGCGCCTTCTCGACCTCCGGCGCGTAGCGGCGCTGCACCTGCTTGAGCACGCCTTCGATCATCGCCTGGTCGCGCTGCTGGTAGCCGCTTTCGCGTTGCGCGTCGGGCTTGGCCGACTCGATGCGCAGGCGCTCCAGCAGCAGCGCAGAGCGCAGCAGCTGGCTCTGCGCGGCCATCTGCTCCAGCAGCAGGTCGCGCTCGCCCACCGCCGCGCCCTGCGACAGGCTGCCCAGCAGCGCCTTGATGTCGGCCTGGTACTTGCGGTCGGTGGCGGCCAGCATCGCCGTCTCGTCGGCAGCACGCTGGGCCTTCGCATCGCTGCGCAGCAGGCCTTCCAGTTCACCGGCGGCGCGCTTGCGGTTGTTCTTCAGCGACTGCAGCTGCGAGGCATAGCGCGTGCGCGCCTGCGCATCCTTGGCGCTGGCGGCCTCGATGGTGTCGATCATCTGCTGGAACACCGAGACCCGGCGCGGCAGCACGGCATCGATCTGGCCGGCGAATTCGGCAGCGGTGCGGTGGCGGTAGGTGATGCCCGGGTAGCCAGCCAGCATCGCGTAGTCGCCTTCCTTCGGCCCCTCCACCGACATCTGCAGGTGCGCCGGCGCCTGGTAGGGCACGTTGTCCTTGCTGTAGGCGGCCGGCTTGCCGTCCTTGCCAACATAGGCGCGCAGCAGGGTGAAATCGCCGGTGTGGCGCGGCCACATGAAGTTGTCGATCTCATCGCCGTAGTTGCCGATCGCACGCGGCGGTGCATACACCAGGCGCACGTCGCTCAGTTCCAGCTGGGCGATGCGGTAGAAATCGGTGCCGTAGTACATGTTGGCCACCGAGCAGCGCACGCTGCCGTCCTTTTCGCACTCGGCCACGATCTGCTTGCTGGCCGCATCCACGGCGTCGAAGTAGGCGCGCCCGGTCTTGCCTCGGGCCTGGGCCAGCACCTGGTCGGTCACCTTGTCGAAGCCGACGGTGACCAGCACGCGGAAGTCCGGGTTGGCCGGGCGCTCGTCGGCACGGTCCTTGGCGATGAAGCCACCGTTGATCAGGTCGTGCTCGGGCGAGCTGTTGTACTGGATCACGCCCATCGCCACATGGTGGTTGGTCAGCAGCAGGCCATCGGCGGAGACGAACGAACCGGTGCCGCCACCGGCGCGCACCACCGCGCTCAGCGGCGGCGCGGTGACATTGGCCAGGTCGGCCGGGTTGCCCTTGAAGCCGGCCGCCTGCAGCGGCTTGGCCAGTTCCGGCAGCTGGGTCGGCATCCACATGCCTTCATCGGCGTGGGCGCCGGCGGCAAGGGTCAGGCCCAGGGCCAGGGCGGTGGGAAGCGCTTTGCGTGGTGACATGAGGCAATCCGGTACGACAGAACAGCCCGGGACCATAGCCGCTGCGACCGCATGGGGCAACGGCCGATGGTTGGGGTACGCATCCGGCGGTGCCGGCCGCTGGCCGGCACTGCCGCATCCTTACTTCTCCCGTCGCCAGTTCAGCGAACCACGGTTTTCCACCGTGCTCGATTCCACTTCGATATCGAAGCCACGGCGCAGCAGGTACTTCAGCGTGATCACCGAGCCCGCGCCGACCAGCGACACGCCATAGCCCACGTACAGCTTGGGCGAGATGTACTTGCCGACACCGATCACCGAGCCGCCCAGCGCGCGTGACTGGCTTACGCCGGCGTCGTCCAGGCCCAGCTTGGCACCCAGCTGCGAGGCGATCAGGCCGCTGCCGGCCGACAGCGCCGCCGATGCCGCATTGACCTGCTGCGCCTGGTCGCTGCTGGCGCCGGTCATGCTGCGGCCGAGCACCAGGTAGGCCAGCGCTTCGGACTGCGACATCGCCGGATCGGACCAGACATCGGCACGCGGCTGCTGCGCGCGACCGGTGACGTCGATGCCGGCGGTGACATCGCCGATCCGGCGTTCGGCACGGATGTTGATGCGCGGATCGGAAACGGCGTTGTAATTCCAGTTGAGGTTGCCGCGGGTGATGGTCAGGTCCTGGCCGTACGCCTTGTAGCGGCCACTCACTTCCAGGCCGCCATTGGCGGTCATCTCACGGCCAGGCTTGGCCCACACCTGCATCTTGCCGGTCAGTGCACCCTTCAGGCCGAAGCCGGTCATCTTCACCTTGTCGCCCAGGCTGACGGTCAGCTCCATGTCCAGCGGCGAGGTACGCGATTCTTCCGGATCGGCCGGGTCCAGCACCACCACATCCTCGGACACCGAGGTGCCGCGATCCAGGCGCTCCAGGTCGATGTCCGCTTCCGGTACGTGCACCACGCCACGCAGCTCCATCGCGGCCTGGGCCAGGGTGAAGTCGAGGTTCGGGTTGGCGACGATGCGCAGTTCACTGGTGTTGGACAGCAGCACGTTCTCGCCGTGGATGTTCAACTGCAGCGGCTGTGCATCACCGAACCAGGACAGGCCGCCATCGACATACAGCGTGCCCTGCCCGGAATTGGCCTGCGCGGTGATCTTGGCCGAGCCGTCGGGCTGGGCGACGAAGCTGCCCTTGCCCTGGTCGAAGGTCAGGCCCAGTGCCGGGAATTCACCCTTGAAGTTGCTCAGCTGCGCGTCGCCGCCCAGCGAGGGCTGGCCGCGGGTGCCACGCAGGCTGACGTGACCTTCGATCAAACCGGTCGGGCGCACGATGTCCGGCGAGAACAGCTCCAGCCAGTACAGCCGCGACATGTTGAGGTAGAGCTCGCCGTTCAACGGGGCACTGGCTTCCCAGCCGGTCTGCATCTTCGCATCGACGAAGCCGTTGCCCTGGAAGCCCATGCCCAGATAACCCTTGATGCTGGCCGGGGTCATGTCCAGCTTCAGCGAGAACTGGTCATAACGCACCAGTTCGCCACGGTTGTCGCCCACGCGGTTGCGGTTCTCGCCCAGGCGGATGCCACCTTCGGCCGAACGCACTTCCACATGCCCCTCCCACGCATTGCCGCGCGGGCGGATCTGCGCATCCAGGGTCAACTCGCCACGCACATAGATGCGGCGGCCCGCCTGCGGTGGCAGCCACGGCTGCACCAGCGACAGCGGCAGCGCATCGCCGCGCACCACCAGTCCTTCGCGCGGCCAGTTGGCATGCGCGCACAGCGCGCCGCCGGTCGCCGCACCCAGGCAGGTTTCACCCAGCGTATAGGTGCCGCCGTTGATGGCGAATGCGGCCGGCGCTCGCAGCGCCCACGCGTCCCCCTTGGACGGCGCGATGCGCAGCGTGGCCAGTTCACCGCGCCATTGCGCGCCCTGCTGGCGCACGCTGCCCTGCAGATCAACGGCCCCCAGCTCATTGTGGGCCTGCGCTGCCAGGCGCAGGTTGGACACACTGCCCTGTGCATCGATGTTCAGCCGTTCCAGCAGCATGCCGGCGTTGACCTGCTGGCCCTGGATCGCCAGCGTGCCACTGTCGCCCCGCCACGGCAGCCGGCCCTTGATGCTCAGATCCGCGGCGCCATAGCCATCCCAGTTCAGATGATTGCCGACCAGGTCGGCGCTGATGTCCGGCGCGTCACGCGGCCCCTTCACCTGCACCTGGCCACGCAGGCCGCCATCGGCGCCCGGCAGCAGATCGCTCAGCTGCAGCGGCTCGAAGCGCGCCTCGATGTCCAGCCGATCGCCGACCTTGCCCGAGGCGGTCACCCGGCTGCTGCCGACGGCCAGCTTCAGCTCGCCCTGGCCCTGGTCGCCCTGCAGCGCGAACTTGCCCTGCGCGTCGACGTTGCGCTGGCGCAGGGTGCCCTTCAGCGCGGGCAGGTCCACGGTTGCTTCCAGTGTGCCTGCGGTGCCGGGCGGCGCATTGGCCGGAGGCGGCAGCTGGCGGCCCTTGGAGGCCAGGTTGCCCGACAGCCGTCCGTCCCAGCCCGGTGCGAAGTAGCCCGGGTCGAAATCCTTCAGCGTGGCCTTGGCATCCCAGTCCAGCTGCGGCGACC from Stenotrophomonas sp. 704A1 includes these protein-coding regions:
- a CDS encoding response regulator transcription factor — translated: MTTLLIADDHPLFREALRGAVQRVIPGVQLFEADSVEALYALADQHNDADLVLMDLNMPGAQGFNALVHMRSLHPHLPVVVVSAREEATVMRRALDHGALGFIPKSADSDTIGHALGTILDGETWAPPEAHNVPPTGSEEREVGQRLRELTPQQFRVLQMLGAGRLNKQIAYDLNVSEATIKAHVTAILRKLGVTNRTQAVLMAGKLAIDDDAIVLPPEED
- a CDS encoding manganese efflux pump MntP, with the protein product MSPVSILLIGFAMSTDAFAAAIGKGAAMRRPVFRDALRAGLIFGVIEAITPVIGWLLGRAALQYVEAFDHWIAFGLLGALGIHMIYNGLRPDSGEDDGDPSQHHGFWKLALTGLATSIDAMAVGIGLAFIDVHIGVMAAVIGLCTLTMVTAGIMLGRVLGSMVGKRAEIVGGVILVIIGATILYEHLHGAA
- a CDS encoding hybrid sensor histidine kinase/response regulator; translation: MVSSWILLLVSVAYAALLFGVAWWGDRRPMYPDRPWLRPVVYSLALAVYCSSWTFYGAVGTAVRNGVGYLPIYIGPLLLLLFGWRIIERLALIARSQNVVSIADFISSRFGRSRRLAALVAIIALIGIVPYLALQYKAVAMSLQVLTGNTGPTGFFSDPALYVALLMALFATLFGTRQVDATEHHHGMMLAIALESVIKLVAMVAVGVFAYVWLSDRNEAVVESVHTLFTGLPPVGFISQTLLSFLAIVCLPRQFHVAVVECGDVRDVRRARWMFGGYLVLISAMVLPIATAGVSLFGTGGSVADDSMVLALPLAEGRNALALIAYVGGFSAATGMVIVSSIALATMVSNDLVMPVLLRRSGDHQEAADVASRVLWIRRLAILLLALMAYSYYRSSSNDSTLASYGLMAFAAVAQFAPGLIGGLYWRGASRRGVETGMLLGFATWLYTLLLPAMTMAGWMDAGWVQNGPFGITWLRPQQLFGMTGWDPLTHGTFWSLLVNAATMMLVSARWRPGVDERLRAAPFLDPYAERPSVAGGWPGHVHVGDLLALASRVVGERHARRSFFEQAQSLGRELQSSAPADRPWVQFTERLLAASIGAASARLLLTSLLRGSGMDLGEVVAVLDEAGQELRFNREILSTTLENISAGVSVVDPDMRLTAWNRRYQDMFGYPDGMLYVGRPVADLIRYNAERGELGEGDIEVQINRRIGYMRAGSPHVFERTRSDGKVIEMRGQALPGGGYVTSYNDITDYKHAEKALLEANETLEQRVAERSHEAEAAQQSKTRFLAAISHDVLQPLNAARLFASALRDSDHVSDEQKHLAERVDASLRAAEELLDGLLDVSRLDAGGLHPVIGEFDVSALMRELAAQYTPVAAGRGLRLDLSARAAWVRSDRRLLRRVLQNFLANALRYTRQGRIVLAVRHRGDEVELQVWDTGPGIPEHHMRQIFDEFHRYQQPFDWGEQGLGLGLSICQRISRLLDHRLNARSRVGTGSMFSITLPRVAPLPGYTEPVASTQMAPQVRSDSLAGLRVLCVDNDAEILDGMRALLGRWQVQVITASTVDQALQRVAERPQVMLVDYHLHDRMDGLDALVALREAAGYALPGALLTADGRDELKRMARERGYRVLTKPIKPASLRAFLGALRDAR
- a CDS encoding S46 family peptidase, which produces MSPRKALPTALALGLTLAAGAHADEGMWMPTQLPELAKPLQAAGFKGNPADLANVTAPPLSAVVRAGGGTGSFVSADGLLLTNHHVAMGVIQYNSSPEHDLINGGFIAKDRADERPANPDFRVLVTVGFDKVTDQVLAQARGKTGRAYFDAVDAASKQIVAECEKDGSVRCSVANMYYGTDFYRIAQLELSDVRLVYAPPRAIGNYGDEIDNFMWPRHTGDFTLLRAYVGKDGKPAAYSKDNVPYQAPAHLQMSVEGPKEGDYAMLAGYPGITYRHRTAAEFAGQIDAVLPRRVSVFQQMIDTIEAASAKDAQARTRYASQLQSLKNNRKRAAGELEGLLRSDAKAQRAADETAMLAATDRKYQADIKALLGSLSQGAAVGERDLLLEQMAAQSQLLRSALLLERLRIESAKPDAQRESGYQQRDQAMIEGVLKQVQRRYAPEVEKALLTTLLTRYQQLPDAQRVAEFDAAFGRTPAQLAKALDTLYAGTQLGEEAQRLSRFAAAREGKALAADPLIAVAGPLVAAQLRIENESKTREGEQLRLRPAYMQALFAWRAKQGRAVYPDANRTLRISYGKVEALHPRDGVSYSPVTTVAGIVEKNTNAYPFDAPKPLLAAIAKGDFGSTADPALKTQTVNFLTNLDTTGGNSGSPVLNAKGELIGLNFDSNWESVSASWWFDPRYKRAVHVDMRYLRWLLAKVYPAPGLLKEMGVPAE
- a CDS encoding translocation/assembly module TamB domain-containing protein, which gives rise to MNTPAPTPSPSTPPPRVRFYRRRRFWAWSGAGVIGLVLLALLAVYWLLQTVAGRDVLLAQVVARLPVGASFTWDKVDGPVAGPLTLYNVDFRYDDIHFHAERAHLEPDLRPLLGRKLLLDRLELTNATLNLAKSEEPFTLPSWPDSLPQIEMPLAIQADVIAIDGFRISQAHEPVIDIRRVRGGIEIANGEFQARKLVVDSDMGDFTAQGRYIPADDYDTDLTVTAVLPAPRGRTAATLGLVARGDLAHMEVAVAGRAPKPLRAMLVFDGRTDPTWNATVRSEELDLALLSPALASSAIAPLALDFTASGKGGNANLRGTLKQGEQQLELAPSVVSLQDQVLKVSPLVVQGLGGEARLEGTADFSEEGQQKLNFSVVAHDLTYVPAPDPNTAGSAPVPVTLKEARFGLAGTLKAWAAIGRADVEREKQKAQLRFDVRGNDQSAAIRELLAQTPGGQLQVEGQVAWSPQLDWDAKATLKDFDPGYFAPGWDGRLSGNLASKGRQLPPPANAPPGTAGTLEATVDLPALKGTLRQRNVDAQGKFALQGDQGQGELKLAVGSSRVTASGKVGDRLDIEARFEPLQLSDLLPGADGGLRGQVQVKGPRDAPDISADLVGNHLNWDGYGAADLSIKGRLPWRGDSGTLAIQGQQVNAGMLLERLNIDAQGSVSNLRLAAQAHNELGAVDLQGSVRQQGAQWRGELATLRIAPSKGDAWALRAPAAFAINGGTYTLGETCLGAATGGALCAHANWPREGLVVRGDALPLSLVQPWLPPQAGRRIYVRGELTLDAQIRPRGNAWEGHVEVRSAEGGIRLGENRNRVGDNRGELVRYDQFSLKLDMTPASIKGYLGMGFQGNGFVDAKMQTGWEASAPLNGELYLNMSRLYWLELFSPDIVRPTGLIEGHVSLRGTRGQPSLGGDAQLSNFKGEFPALGLTFDQGKGSFVAQPDGSAKITAQANSGQGTLYVDGGLSWFGDAQPLQLNIHGENVLLSNTSELRIVANPNLDFTLAQAAMELRGVVHVPEADIDLERLDRGTSVSEDVVVLDPADPEESRTSPLDMELTVSLGDKVKMTGFGLKGALTGKMQVWAKPGREMTANGGLEVSGRYKAYGQDLTITRGNLNWNYNAVSDPRINIRAERRIGDVTAGIDVTGRAQQPRADVWSDPAMSQSEALAYLVLGRSMTGASSDQAQQVNAASAALSAGSGLIASQLGAKLGLDDAGVSQSRALGGSVIGVGKYISPKLYVGYGVSLVGAGSVITLKYLLRRGFDIEVESSTVENRGSLNWRREK